Proteins from a single region of Mailhella massiliensis:
- a CDS encoding methylated-DNA--[protein]-cysteine S-methyltransferase, with translation MYFIRYLSPVGPLTVAGDGLRLTGLWLDGQKYFQSTLREPLLPDPGCPVLAQARAWLDRYFAGEKTSPEELPLAPSGSAFRQLIWKELCRIPYGEVTTYGSLAERAALLMNRNTMSAQAVGGAVGHNPISIIIPCHRVVGAGGSLTGYAGGIHNKIALLKLEGVDMSRFHVPAFSPAP, from the coding sequence ATGTATTTCATCCGTTATCTCTCTCCCGTAGGCCCGTTGACCGTAGCCGGAGACGGACTCCGTCTCACGGGTCTGTGGCTGGATGGGCAGAAATATTTTCAAAGTACCCTGCGTGAACCGCTTCTGCCCGATCCGGGATGCCCTGTGCTGGCACAGGCCCGAGCCTGGCTCGACAGATACTTTGCCGGGGAAAAAACATCCCCGGAGGAACTGCCGCTCGCCCCTTCGGGCAGCGCCTTCCGACAGCTCATCTGGAAGGAGCTGTGCCGTATCCCCTACGGAGAGGTAACCACCTACGGCAGCCTCGCCGAACGCGCGGCCCTGCTGATGAACCGGAACACCATGTCCGCGCAGGCCGTAGGCGGCGCGGTGGGGCACAACCCCATATCCATCATCATTCCCTGTCATCGTGTGGTAGGCGCAGGCGGAAGCCTGACGGGCTACGCGGGGGGTATACACAACAAGATAGCCCTGCTGAAACTGGAAGGGGTAGACATGTCGCGCTTTCATGTACCCGCATTCTCCCCCGCGCCTTAG
- a CDS encoding diaminopimelate dehydrogenase translates to MSKIRIGIVGYGNLGRGVELAVAANPDQELVAVFSRRAPSTVKILTEGVPVCPLADVAAWKGKIDVMILCGGSATDLPEQTPALAALFNVVDSFDTHANIPAHFADVDAAAQKAGTVGIISVGWDPGMFSLNRLYANCILPDGHDYTFWGRGVSQGHSDAIRRVKGVLDARQYTVPVPAAMEAVRSGSNPELTTRQKHTRECFVVAAEGADKAAIEHEIKTMPNYFDEYDTTVTFITQEELDRDHKGIPHGGFVIRTGNTGLHGETKHVIEYSLKLGSNPEFTSSVLAAYARAAYRLAQKGEKGAKTVFDIAPALLSPRDGTDLRAHLL, encoded by the coding sequence ATGTCCAAGATCAGAATCGGTATTGTGGGCTACGGCAATCTCGGCCGTGGCGTGGAACTGGCCGTTGCGGCCAACCCCGATCAGGAACTGGTGGCGGTGTTTTCCCGCCGTGCTCCTTCCACGGTGAAGATTCTCACCGAAGGCGTGCCCGTGTGCCCGCTGGCCGATGTGGCGGCCTGGAAGGGAAAAATTGACGTCATGATTCTCTGCGGCGGCAGCGCCACCGACCTGCCCGAACAGACTCCTGCTCTGGCGGCGCTGTTCAACGTGGTGGACAGCTTCGATACCCATGCCAATATTCCCGCGCATTTTGCCGACGTGGACGCAGCTGCACAGAAGGCCGGAACCGTAGGCATCATTTCCGTGGGCTGGGACCCCGGCATGTTCTCCCTGAACCGCCTGTATGCCAACTGCATCCTGCCCGACGGGCACGACTACACCTTCTGGGGGCGCGGCGTCAGTCAGGGGCATTCTGATGCCATCCGCCGTGTGAAGGGCGTGCTGGATGCCCGTCAGTACACCGTGCCGGTGCCTGCCGCCATGGAAGCCGTGCGCAGCGGCAGCAATCCTGAACTCACCACCCGCCAGAAGCATACCCGTGAATGCTTCGTGGTTGCCGCCGAAGGTGCGGACAAGGCCGCCATCGAGCATGAAATCAAAACCATGCCCAATTACTTCGACGAGTATGACACCACGGTGACCTTCATCACTCAGGAAGAGCTGGACCGCGACCACAAGGGTATTCCCCATGGCGGTTTCGTCATCCGTACCGGCAACACCGGTCTGCACGGTGAAACGAAGCATGTCATCGAATATTCCCTGAAGCTCGGCTCCAACCCCGAATTCACCTCCAGCGTGCTGGCGGCCTATGCCCGCGCCGCCTACCGTCTGGCACAGAAGGGCGAAAAGGGCGCGAAGACCGTGTTCGACATTGCTCCTGCTCTGCTTTCTCCCCGCGACGGCACCGATCTGCGCGCTCATCTGCTTTAA
- a CDS encoding glycosyltransferase family 2 protein: MEYTEVGVIILTYNDWKNTLACLACVHAQSGLPRRIVVCDNGSENEVADRILEGWSALAEQAGLPAPVEVYGSDSSPAPLVLLRREEPESIGGAMNAGMRFLLYDRECRSFWLLRNDARPESFALAALLRHLEDDDLKLPIGMVGSTQLVKDSDVLECAAGGRWSRWTGDQIPLDKGLERHGLSDRKDIAAKLDYVSDASCLITRAMAEDIGLFDERFSGFYEDVEYGLRARKGGYALNWAPGALVRRMDCSTEGLTPFLSVTDDPELDPRDDMNFIRARFYLLRRAHPFALPFMLLLLPFSWRTFRSRKGRFFMVMRAALDGAAGRMKERQTA; the protein is encoded by the coding sequence ATGGAATATACGGAAGTCGGCGTCATCATTCTGACGTACAATGACTGGAAAAACACCCTGGCCTGCCTTGCGTGCGTTCATGCCCAGAGCGGGCTGCCGCGCCGCATCGTCGTGTGCGACAACGGCTCTGAAAACGAGGTGGCCGACCGCATTCTGGAAGGCTGGAGCGCTCTTGCCGAGCAGGCGGGGCTGCCCGCTCCGGTGGAGGTCTACGGCTCCGATTCCTCCCCTGCGCCGCTGGTGCTTCTGCGCCGTGAGGAGCCGGAAAGCATCGGCGGGGCCATGAATGCGGGTATGCGCTTTCTGCTGTACGACAGGGAATGCCGGTCCTTCTGGCTTCTGCGCAACGACGCGAGGCCGGAATCCTTTGCGCTTGCGGCGCTCTTGCGTCATCTGGAGGACGACGACCTCAAGCTTCCCATAGGCATGGTGGGGTCCACGCAGCTTGTGAAGGATTCCGACGTGCTGGAATGTGCCGCCGGAGGGCGCTGGAGCCGGTGGACGGGCGATCAGATTCCGCTGGACAAGGGGCTTGAGCGGCATGGTCTTTCCGATAGAAAGGACATTGCAGCGAAGCTTGACTATGTATCCGACGCTTCCTGCCTCATCACCCGGGCCATGGCCGAGGACATAGGGCTTTTCGACGAGCGTTTCAGCGGATTCTATGAAGATGTGGAATACGGACTGCGCGCCAGAAAGGGCGGATACGCCCTGAACTGGGCGCCCGGCGCTCTGGTGCGGCGTATGGACTGTTCCACCGAAGGGCTGACGCCTTTTCTGAGCGTCACCGACGACCCGGAACTCGATCCTAGGGACGACATGAATTTTATCCGGGCTCGCTTTTACCTGCTCCGGCGTGCGCATCCCTTTGCGCTTCCCTTCATGCTGCTTCTGCTTCCTTTTTCCTGGCGTACGTTCCGTTCGCGCAAGGGGCGTTTTTTCATGGTCATGCGTGCGGCGCTGGATGGAGCCGCGGGCCGCATGAAGGAGAGGCAGACTGCGTAA
- the ribB gene encoding 3,4-dihydroxy-2-butanone-4-phosphate synthase: MRQLSILESFGSPRERVERAIASLKAGNGVLIVDDEDRENEGDLIYAAETLTPAQMALLIRECSGIVCLCLTDEKANALDLPPMVQNNTNKNHTAFTVTIEAAEGVTTGVSAADRVTTVKAAIAPDAKPEDLHRPGHVFPLRARPNGVLERRGHTEVTVDLCRMAGFTPAGVLCELTLENGTMARLPEVAEFARAHNMPLATVDDVAQYRMEMEGKN, from the coding sequence ATGCGTCAGCTCTCCATCCTTGAATCCTTCGGTTCTCCCCGTGAACGCGTAGAACGCGCCATCGCCTCCCTGAAGGCGGGCAACGGCGTCCTCATCGTAGACGATGAGGACCGGGAAAACGAAGGCGATCTCATCTACGCCGCCGAAACGCTCACGCCCGCTCAGATGGCCCTGCTCATCCGCGAATGCAGCGGCATCGTGTGCCTGTGCCTCACCGACGAAAAGGCCAATGCACTGGATCTGCCCCCCATGGTGCAGAACAACACCAACAAAAACCATACCGCCTTCACCGTGACCATTGAAGCCGCCGAAGGCGTGACCACCGGCGTTTCCGCCGCAGACAGAGTCACCACCGTAAAGGCCGCCATCGCGCCCGATGCGAAACCTGAAGACCTGCACCGCCCCGGCCATGTCTTCCCCCTGCGTGCCAGGCCCAACGGCGTGCTCGAACGCAGAGGCCATACGGAAGTGACGGTGGATCTGTGCCGCATGGCGGGCTTCACCCCCGCAGGCGTGCTTTGTGAACTCACGCTGGAAAACGGCACCATGGCCCGCCTGCCCGAGGTGGCGGAATTCGCCCGCGCCCACAACATGCCTCTTGCCACGGTTGACGACGTGGCACAGTACCGCATGGAAATGGAAGGCAAAAACTGA
- the tyrS gene encoding tyrosine--tRNA ligase, translating to MMTIDEQVKIIRRGIVDLVSEEDLRKKLARDKPLNIKVGFDPTAPDLHLGHTVVIHKMRQFQELGHNVTFLIGDFTGRIGDPSGKSKTRPPLTEEEVKANAETYKEQVFKILDPEKTTVGFNSEWGDKLTPAEFLRLMSSCTVARMMERDDFAKRYRENSPIAIHEFMYPLLQAYDSVMLHTDVEMGGTDQIFNLLMGRTLQGHYGMEAQCALTMPLLVGLDGERKMSKSYGNYIGVMEAPSDQFGKAMSISDDLMWNWYELISVKSLEEIADMKARVQAGSLHPKLVKEELAMEIVARYHGQEAAVAAREGFNNVFTRGGIPEDAITWSVNSAEDDCSPVAILAATGLVPSRGEAKRKIAAGSLKVNGEKLTDGLTALPAGEYTLKYGKKGFVVLTVK from the coding sequence GTGATGACCATTGACGAACAGGTAAAGATCATACGTCGCGGCATCGTGGACCTTGTGAGCGAGGAAGACCTCCGCAAGAAACTGGCCCGCGACAAGCCCTTGAACATCAAGGTCGGTTTCGACCCCACCGCCCCCGACCTGCATCTCGGGCATACCGTGGTCATCCATAAGATGCGCCAGTTCCAGGAGCTGGGGCACAACGTCACCTTCCTCATCGGTGATTTCACCGGCCGTATCGGCGACCCTTCGGGCAAGTCCAAGACCCGTCCTCCGCTGACCGAAGAAGAAGTGAAGGCCAATGCCGAAACCTACAAGGAACAGGTCTTCAAAATTCTTGACCCCGAAAAGACCACCGTGGGCTTCAACTCCGAATGGGGCGACAAGCTCACTCCCGCCGAATTCCTGCGTCTCATGTCCAGCTGCACTGTGGCGCGCATGATGGAACGCGACGACTTCGCCAAGCGCTACCGCGAAAATTCGCCCATCGCCATTCATGAATTCATGTACCCCCTGCTTCAGGCCTACGACTCCGTCATGCTGCATACGGACGTGGAAATGGGCGGTACCGACCAGATCTTCAACCTGCTCATGGGCCGCACGCTTCAGGGACACTACGGCATGGAAGCCCAGTGCGCGCTCACCATGCCGCTGCTGGTGGGGCTGGACGGCGAGCGCAAGATGTCCAAGTCCTACGGCAACTACATAGGCGTGATGGAAGCTCCTTCCGACCAGTTCGGCAAGGCCATGTCCATTTCCGACGATCTCATGTGGAACTGGTACGAGCTTATTTCCGTGAAGTCTCTTGAGGAAATCGCCGACATGAAGGCCCGCGTGCAGGCCGGTTCCCTCCATCCCAAGCTGGTGAAGGAAGAGCTCGCCATGGAAATCGTGGCCCGCTATCACGGCCAGGAAGCCGCCGTTGCCGCACGCGAAGGCTTCAACAACGTGTTCACCAGGGGCGGCATTCCCGAAGACGCCATTACCTGGAGCGTGAACAGCGCGGAAGACGACTGTTCCCCCGTGGCCATTCTTGCGGCCACCGGCCTTGTGCCCTCCCGTGGCGAGGCCAAGCGCAAGATTGCGGCCGGTTCCCTCAAAGTGAACGGCGAGAAGCTCACCGACGGCCTCACCGCTCTGCCCGCCGGGGAGTATACGCTCAAGTACGGCAAGAAGGGCTTTGTGGTCCTTACCGTAAAGTAG
- a CDS encoding tripartite tricarboxylate transporter substrate binding protein, protein MKKWIAALSCCSLLAMSSGTSFAEEVQFPRNEPINYLIPFSAGGESDLFARMQQPYLEKMLGQKVVVNYKIGADGALAWSELVNSPATGHNLAGINLPHIIVQPLQRKNAGYKTQQLKPVMIFHVTPCVLAVRADSPYKTLEELITAAKEKPGSVIIGACGNGTSGHLASVMLNRETGLNIPYIPFPGTSDLPIALLGGHVTAIMAFTSGYSQYANEMRVLAIASEERDPHIDAPTFKELGYDIVEGSFRGIAVPPSTPDAVVEKLYQACAAINAEPEFSRKAGEMGMTLLDMNPKQSEEFIAGKIEEYKVLLTDNNK, encoded by the coding sequence ATGAAAAAGTGGATTGCGGCCTTGTCCTGTTGTTCGCTGCTGGCGATGTCTTCCGGAACGTCCTTTGCAGAAGAAGTGCAGTTTCCGAGAAATGAGCCCATCAACTATCTGATTCCGTTCAGTGCTGGCGGGGAATCCGACCTGTTCGCCCGTATGCAGCAGCCGTATCTGGAAAAGATGCTGGGACAGAAGGTGGTGGTGAATTATAAAATCGGCGCGGACGGAGCCCTGGCTTGGAGCGAGCTGGTCAACAGTCCCGCTACCGGTCACAACCTTGCCGGTATCAACCTGCCTCATATCATAGTGCAGCCTCTGCAGCGGAAGAACGCCGGATATAAGACGCAGCAGCTCAAGCCCGTGATGATTTTCCATGTCACGCCCTGCGTGCTGGCCGTGCGTGCTGACAGCCCCTACAAAACGCTGGAGGAACTTATCACCGCGGCGAAAGAGAAGCCGGGCAGCGTCATCATCGGCGCCTGCGGCAACGGTACGTCCGGCCACCTTGCCTCCGTCATGCTCAATAGGGAGACCGGGCTCAATATTCCCTATATCCCCTTCCCCGGTACGTCGGATTTGCCCATAGCTCTGCTCGGCGGACATGTGACGGCCATTATGGCCTTCACGTCCGGCTATTCCCAGTATGCGAACGAAATGCGTGTTCTCGCCATAGCCTCGGAAGAGCGCGACCCCCACATAGATGCTCCCACGTTTAAGGAACTCGGCTACGACATCGTGGAAGGTTCCTTCCGCGGTATAGCAGTGCCTCCCTCTACGCCCGACGCCGTGGTGGAGAAACTGTATCAGGCCTGCGCCGCCATCAATGCCGAGCCTGAGTTCTCCAGAAAGGCCGGAGAGATGGGCATGACGCTTCTCGACATGAATCCGAAGCAGAGCGAGGAGTTCATCGCCGGGAAGATAGAGGAATATAAGGTTCTCCTCACGGATAACAACAAGTAA
- a CDS encoding tripartite tricarboxylate transporter permease: MDILLSAIGDVFTLQNMCFMSVAIFLGIIAGALPGFSATMAVALMVPFTFTMDTIPGLVTIGALYASTIFGGAFSAILLNTPGTPSSIATCFDGYPMARNGRGEEALYTASVASSFGGVIGTVILILFAVPLAKVSLRFGPPEFFWMAVFGLTIIASLSEESMLKGFAGGLIGIMISMIGMAPIGGDIRFNMGLVSLQGGVELVSVLIGFFCIPEVFRMATAPNQKQMVVGKVQGSRKALVDAWRNVVGHMGNTMRSSVLGALIGILPGAGGNISNIVAYNEAKRAAKDPQSFGKGNPQGVVATESANNATVEGALVPLLTMGIPGSPPAAIIFGALLMQGIQPGPELFSKNGDITYAFMVSFFVCNILMAVFGILAGKYIFRLVVSIPSRCLIPGIMLLTVMGSYAIRNNSMDVILMFSSGILGYYLKELEFDPGPIVLGLILGPIAERGFVQGLLMGGAVSVEHPWLIFFIRPICIALMVLCVVSVCWPLIKKLLKKSPETGKA; encoded by the coding sequence ATGGATATTCTGCTGTCCGCCATAGGCGATGTATTCACGCTTCAGAATATGTGCTTTATGAGCGTGGCTATCTTTCTCGGCATCATAGCGGGCGCGCTGCCGGGCTTTTCCGCCACCATGGCCGTGGCACTCATGGTTCCGTTCACCTTTACCATGGATACCATTCCGGGCCTCGTCACCATAGGAGCCCTCTATGCATCCACCATTTTCGGCGGAGCCTTTTCCGCCATTCTTCTCAATACTCCCGGAACGCCATCTTCCATTGCGACATGTTTCGACGGGTATCCCATGGCGCGTAACGGCAGGGGCGAGGAGGCGCTCTATACGGCCTCGGTGGCCTCCAGTTTCGGCGGCGTCATAGGTACGGTCATCCTCATTCTCTTTGCCGTACCGCTTGCGAAGGTCTCCCTTCGCTTCGGCCCTCCGGAGTTTTTCTGGATGGCGGTGTTCGGTCTTACCATTATTGCCAGTCTTTCCGAGGAATCCATGCTGAAGGGCTTTGCCGGCGGTCTCATCGGCATTATGATAAGCATGATAGGCATGGCCCCCATAGGCGGAGACATCCGTTTCAACATGGGACTCGTATCCTTGCAAGGCGGGGTGGAGCTGGTTTCCGTACTCATCGGCTTTTTCTGCATTCCCGAAGTCTTCCGCATGGCCACTGCACCGAACCAGAAGCAGATGGTGGTGGGAAAGGTGCAGGGTAGCCGTAAGGCGCTGGTGGACGCCTGGCGTAACGTGGTGGGTCATATGGGCAATACCATGCGCTCTTCCGTGCTCGGCGCACTCATTGGTATTCTTCCCGGCGCCGGAGGGAACATATCAAACATCGTGGCCTATAATGAGGCGAAGCGTGCGGCAAAGGACCCCCAGAGCTTTGGTAAGGGCAACCCTCAGGGCGTAGTGGCCACCGAGTCGGCTAACAACGCCACGGTGGAAGGGGCTCTTGTCCCCCTGTTGACCATGGGAATTCCCGGTTCTCCGCCCGCGGCCATCATTTTCGGCGCACTGCTCATGCAGGGCATACAGCCCGGACCGGAACTGTTCAGCAAGAACGGCGACATCACCTATGCTTTCATGGTGTCCTTCTTCGTCTGCAACATTCTCATGGCCGTGTTCGGAATACTGGCCGGCAAGTACATTTTCCGGCTGGTGGTCAGTATTCCTTCACGTTGCCTCATTCCAGGCATCATGCTGCTTACGGTCATGGGCTCCTATGCCATACGCAACAACAGCATGGACGTCATTCTTATGTTCTCGAGCGGCATTCTGGGGTACTACCTGAAAGAGCTGGAATTCGACCCCGGCCCCATCGTTCTCGGACTCATCCTCGGCCCCATAGCCGAACGCGGCTTCGTGCAGGGCCTGCTTATGGGCGGTGCCGTCAGCGTGGAACACCCCTGGCTCATCTTCTTCATCCGTCCCATCTGCATCGCGCTCATGGTCCTCTGTGTGGTTTCCGTGTGTTGGCCGCTCATCAAGAAGCTGCTGAAAAAAAGCCCTGAGACAGGGAAGGCATGA
- a CDS encoding tripartite tricarboxylate transporter TctB family protein, with amino-acid sequence MNGKLNIDILGGLSVLAIAAFFFFQLGDDFSMFALFFPERMLPALVLLGLAVIVKGFVRPTKLEKPVFRINGTMIAAVVTGLLWVILLEPVGFIITSFFSVSGLQILYMPRDQRSLKSVFVNLAGSLIIVLLFYYVFVQFLGVTLPAGVLGI; translated from the coding sequence ATGAACGGCAAACTCAATATCGATATTCTCGGCGGTCTGTCCGTCTTGGCTATTGCAGCGTTTTTCTTCTTCCAGCTTGGTGACGACTTCTCCATGTTCGCGCTGTTCTTCCCCGAGAGGATGCTGCCAGCACTGGTCCTGCTGGGCCTTGCCGTCATCGTCAAGGGCTTTGTGCGGCCGACGAAACTTGAAAAGCCCGTGTTTCGGATAAACGGGACCATGATTGCGGCCGTGGTGACGGGACTTCTCTGGGTGATTCTTCTGGAGCCTGTTGGGTTCATCATCACGAGTTTTTTCAGCGTATCCGGTTTGCAGATACTGTACATGCCCCGGGATCAACGCAGTCTGAAAAGCGTTTTTGTCAATCTGGCAGGCTCCCTGATTATCGTGCTGCTTTTCTATTATGTGTTCGTTCAGTTCCTTGGTGTGACCCTTCCCGCCGGCGTACTCGGCATCTGA
- a CDS encoding tartrate dehydrogenase, whose protein sequence is MKEYHIAVIPGDGIGQEVTPEGVRVLEAVREVTGSFSLNYEYFPWGCDYYLKNGSMMPENGMDILRPFDAIYFGAVGLPDRVPDHVSLHGLLIRIRLEFDQYICLRPGYLLPGVKSPLEGKKSGDIDFVIVRENTEGEYSGAGGRCHPGTPFELALETSVFTKTGVERTIRYAFNLAQSRRKHLICVTKSNAQRHTLTLWDECFERVAREFPDVRTERMLVDAMAARLVLHPESVDVAVASNMFGDILTDVGGAITGSLGLSPSGNINPERTFPSMFEPVHGSAPDIMGQGIADPIAMIWTGAMMLDFLGEKSAAELIVNAIRHVTGEGRFLGRDLGGTASTAQVTDAVIAHIKACS, encoded by the coding sequence ATGAAAGAATACCATATCGCCGTCATCCCCGGAGACGGTATCGGACAGGAAGTAACCCCCGAGGGCGTGCGTGTGCTTGAGGCCGTACGGGAAGTGACGGGCTCGTTCAGCCTGAACTATGAGTATTTTCCCTGGGGCTGCGACTACTATCTGAAAAACGGCTCCATGATGCCGGAAAACGGTATGGATATCCTCCGGCCTTTCGATGCCATCTATTTTGGGGCCGTGGGGCTTCCCGACCGGGTACCGGACCATGTTTCCCTGCACGGCCTGCTCATACGGATACGGCTGGAGTTCGACCAGTACATCTGTCTGCGTCCGGGCTACCTGCTGCCCGGGGTGAAGAGTCCCCTGGAAGGCAAGAAGTCCGGAGACATTGATTTTGTCATTGTCCGGGAGAATACGGAAGGTGAATATTCCGGTGCCGGTGGCCGATGTCATCCCGGTACGCCGTTCGAGCTTGCGCTTGAAACCTCGGTGTTCACGAAAACCGGCGTGGAGCGCACCATCCGTTATGCGTTCAACTTGGCACAGTCGAGAAGAAAGCATCTCATCTGCGTGACCAAGTCCAACGCCCAGCGTCATACACTTACGCTGTGGGACGAATGTTTCGAACGTGTGGCTCGGGAATTTCCCGACGTGAGAACGGAGCGCATGCTGGTGGACGCTATGGCCGCCCGTTTGGTGCTGCATCCGGAAAGCGTGGATGTAGCTGTGGCTTCCAACATGTTCGGCGACATACTTACGGATGTGGGCGGGGCCATTACCGGCAGTCTTGGTCTGTCTCCCAGCGGCAACATTAACCCCGAGCGCACGTTCCCCTCCATGTTCGAGCCCGTACACGGTTCCGCTCCCGACATCATGGGACAGGGCATAGCCGACCCCATCGCCATGATTTGGACCGGTGCCATGATGCTTGATTTCTTGGGCGAAAAGAGCGCCGCGGAGCTTATTGTAAACGCCATAAGGCATGTTACAGGAGAAGGGCGTTTTCTGGGACGCGACCTGGGAGGAACGGCAAGCACGGCGCAGGTGACAGATGCCGTCATCGCGCACATCAAAGCGTGTAGCTGA
- a CDS encoding LysR family transcriptional regulator — MKIAHLETFAKVAETGSFTRAAHDLFTTQPTVTNHIQMLEQELGYQLLIRQKNNVRLTEHGKNIYHKVEEIFRLIESIKNANAKNNTLSGILNIAASSVMGSNYLPHILQKVFSDYPDVNIQLRFGNSHSIASWVDEGFVDMGFAPFSSGFPRLVFTPLLVEPCVLLTSRKRYDHYRKLLEEGTCTSGDFVIREKGTKLYEVSMSYLKKQPFYNENRPPHILYNIESIKNFIIEGAGIAILPRCCIEKCLQLDLVAVLPSSLPVGNITYCMIERQNENYNALFRKFRSILLEEQEAPAKNTSAK; from the coding sequence ATGAAAATAGCCCATCTCGAGACGTTCGCAAAAGTCGCCGAAACCGGCAGTTTCACCCGGGCCGCCCACGATTTGTTTACCACACAGCCCACGGTGACCAACCATATACAGATGCTGGAACAGGAGCTGGGATATCAGCTGCTCATACGTCAGAAAAACAACGTCCGTCTGACGGAACACGGAAAAAACATCTATCACAAAGTCGAGGAAATCTTCCGACTGATAGAATCCATCAAAAACGCCAACGCCAAGAACAACACTCTCTCGGGCATACTGAACATCGCGGCCTCTTCCGTCATGGGTTCCAATTATCTGCCGCATATTCTGCAGAAAGTCTTTTCCGACTATCCCGACGTCAACATCCAGCTCAGATTCGGCAACTCCCACTCCATCGCCTCCTGGGTGGACGAGGGCTTTGTGGACATGGGCTTCGCTCCCTTTTCCTCGGGATTTCCCAGACTGGTCTTCACACCTCTTCTTGTGGAGCCGTGCGTGCTGCTGACAAGCCGCAAACGGTACGACCATTACAGAAAACTTCTTGAGGAAGGAACCTGCACGTCCGGCGACTTCGTCATCCGCGAGAAAGGAACCAAGCTCTACGAAGTCTCCATGAGCTATCTGAAAAAGCAGCCTTTCTACAATGAAAACAGACCGCCGCACATTCTGTACAACATCGAGTCGATAAAGAACTTCATCATAGAAGGCGCAGGCATAGCCATCCTGCCCCGATGCTGTATAGAAAAATGCCTTCAGCTCGACCTTGTGGCCGTTCTGCCTTCGTCTCTTCCCGTAGGAAACATCACCTACTGCATGATTGAACGGCAGAACGAAAACTACAACGCCCTGTTCCGCAAATTCAGAAGCATACTTCTGGAGGAGCAGGAAGCCCCCGCAAAAAACACGTCTGCGAAATGA
- a CDS encoding DnaJ C-terminal domain-containing protein: MGVAYKDYYKLLGVERSASKEEIAKAYKKLARKYHPDLNPGDKSAEEKFKDINEAYEVLKDEEKRRMYDQLGPNWKDGQQFTGGPGFENFNFNFNGAQGGFSGVNSDFFEALFGQMGRGGFGGHADRDPFSSFGGSYGRRSRRGSDVEAEIEITLEEARRGGTKQVTLSSGHSSSNLQITIPAGIRDGGKLRLRGKGNPGDPAGDLYLTVRYAKHPVFRVDGLDVTCDVTLQPWEAVFGTRKRVPTLDGEVEMNIPAGSSSGRKLRIRGRGLGPASGRGDEYVTVAISVPKPDDLNEEQRKLWKALAGLK; the protein is encoded by the coding sequence ATGGGTGTGGCTTACAAGGATTATTACAAGTTGCTGGGCGTCGAGCGTTCGGCATCGAAAGAAGAGATCGCCAAGGCGTACAAGAAGCTCGCCCGCAAGTATCATCCCGACCTGAATCCCGGCGACAAGAGCGCCGAAGAAAAGTTCAAGGACATCAATGAAGCCTATGAGGTGCTTAAGGACGAGGAAAAGCGCCGCATGTACGATCAGCTCGGCCCCAACTGGAAGGACGGCCAGCAGTTCACCGGCGGCCCCGGCTTTGAGAACTTCAACTTCAATTTCAACGGAGCGCAGGGCGGCTTCAGCGGCGTGAACAGCGACTTTTTCGAAGCGCTGTTCGGGCAGATGGGGCGCGGCGGTTTCGGCGGCCATGCGGATCGTGATCCCTTCTCCTCCTTCGGAGGCAGCTACGGCAGGCGTTCCCGCCGCGGTTCCGACGTGGAGGCTGAAATTGAGATCACCCTCGAAGAGGCGCGCAGGGGCGGTACCAAGCAGGTGACGCTTTCGAGCGGCCATTCCTCGAGCAATCTTCAGATCACCATTCCCGCGGGGATACGCGACGGCGGCAAGCTGCGTCTGCGCGGCAAGGGCAACCCCGGTGATCCTGCCGGAGACCTGTACCTTACCGTGCGCTATGCGAAGCACCCCGTGTTCCGCGTGGACGGGCTGGATGTGACCTGCGACGTGACGCTTCAGCCCTGGGAAGCCGTGTTCGGTACCAGAAAGCGCGTACCCACGCTGGACGGCGAAGTGGAAATGAACATTCCGGCAGGCTCTTCCAGCGGACGCAAGCTCCGCATACGCGGGCGCGGCCTCGGCCCGGCTTCCGGCCGCGGCGACGAATATGTGACCGTCGCCATCAGCGTTCCGAAACCGGATGACCTGAACGAAGAGCAGCGGAAACTGTGGAAGGCACTTGCCGGGTTGAAGTAG
- a CDS encoding chaperone modulator CbpM, whose amino-acid sequence MAIESISACSPAASALIAWAEFLEQTGTPEERVRELMELGWLEPAGRATHAVLFRRSDVYRTRKLTRLCDDFEMPCVAGTIIVDLLDRIASLETRLRELERR is encoded by the coding sequence ATGGCGATTGAATCGATAAGCGCGTGCTCTCCCGCAGCCTCGGCGCTGATCGCCTGGGCCGAATTTCTGGAACAGACGGGCACGCCCGAGGAACGTGTCAGGGAACTCATGGAGCTTGGCTGGCTGGAACCGGCCGGCCGTGCGACCCATGCCGTATTGTTCCGCCGTTCCGACGTGTACCGTACCAGAAAACTCACGCGGCTCTGTGACGACTTCGAGATGCCCTGTGTGGCGGGTACCATTATCGTTGACCTTCTGGACCGTATTGCAAGCCTGGAAACGAGGCTTCGCGAACTGGAAAGAAGGTAG